In Leguminivora glycinivorella isolate SPB_JAAS2020 chromosome 11, LegGlyc_1.1, whole genome shotgun sequence, a single window of DNA contains:
- the LOC125231204 gene encoding carboxypeptidase N subunit 2-like — protein sequence MAVVAAILLAATLLSPAIADTVTWGKYKQNFNDTRILGRLPDHNATDLTLEHCEITELKPGDFDGLPNLTGIDLSNNKLQHLEPSEFTDVTQLGALFLTHNLLTEVPHFWKLSLFPNMTILSLSNNKISTLDDPKTFSSMHSLKILSLHTNGISYIHPDTFKHLTKLEIISLHNNNLQHIPDGTFHVNSLRIIFLQNNVISSVAPDAISSSKLESLLLKNNKLNYLPPRFVLKLKESSSSFDFFRFNGNPWQCACLLEVLAEVNQTRVRYSDKADSCKQDAVPCDRSKKVLS from the coding sequence ATGGCGGTGGTTGCCGCTATTCTACTAGCAGCCACGCTTCTTTCCCCCGCCATCGCCGACACGGTCACCTGGGGCAAATACAAGCAAAACTTCAACGACACTCGCATCCTGGGCCGATTGCCCGACCACAATGCTACCGATTTAACATTAGAACACTGCGAGATCACGGAACTTAAACCCGGCGACTTCGACGGCCTCCCAAATCTTACTGGCATCGATCTCAGCAACAACAAGCTCCAACATCTAGAACCTTCCGAGTTCACCGATGTCACACAACTGGGGGCGCTGTTTTTAACACATAACCTTTTGACTGAAGTACCACACTTTTGGAAACTGTCTCTTTTCCCCAACATGACGATTTTAAGTCTAAGTAACAACAAAATATCTACACTAGACGATCCAAAAACATTTTCATCCATGcatagtttaaaaatattaagtttgcaCACAAATGGCATTTCATATATACACCCGGATACTTTCAAACACTTGACCAAGTTGGAGATCATATCTTtgcataataataatttacaacatATACCCGATGGGACGTTCCATGTGAATTCTTTGAGGATAATATTTCTGCAAAACAATGTAATAAGTTCTGTAGCACCAGATGCAATCAGCAGCAGTAAGCTCGAGAGTTTACTcctaaaaaataacaaactgaACTATCTGCCTCCACGATTTGTTTTAAAACTGAAGGAATCTAGTAGTTCATTCGACTTCTTTAGGTTCAATGGGAACCCATGGCAATGCGCGTGTCTTCTAGAGGTGCTGGCGGAGGTGAATCAAACTCGCGTTAGATACAGCGACAAGGCTGATAGCTGCAAGCAAGATGCGGTCCCCTGTGATCGGTCCAAGAAGGTGCTCAGTTGA
- the LOC125230873 gene encoding uncharacterized protein LOC125230873: MHTLAVRRLPSRVGEDKPAGMPGEDRRAADSGEGTPRPRASRRRSLIVSLSTRTARDQWMTRRKMRITNADIYGEKGDSSPIYINEDLTQHMKKLLWRVKSELKPDPFRYVWHGFRRDRSTATALARFADDVNSSLNDRQQVVVVYIDFKKAFDTLDHHQLLQAMDECGISGPVNKWLQSYLSERSLRTSVCGVTEFADLNFLTLYKTKLSYG, encoded by the exons ATGCACACATTAGCGGTACGACGGCTCCCGTCGAGGGTAGGTGAGGATAAACCGGCCGGCATGCCCGGCGAGGACCGCCGAGCTGCAGACAGCGGAGAGGGAACCCCGCGCCCTCGTGCCTCTCGCCGGCGCTCGCTAATCGTTTCCCTAAGCACGCGAACTGCTCGTGACCAGTGGATGACAAGAAGAAAAATGAGAATAACTAATGCCGATATATATGGCGAGAAAGGAGACTCCTCTCCAATCTATATAAATGAAGACCTCACACAACACATGAAGAAACTCCTATGGCGTGTGAAAAGCGAACTCAAACCAGACCCATTCAGATACGTGTGG CATGGTTTCCGACGGGACCGTAGCACGGCGACAGCGCTGGCAAGGTTTGCCGATGACGTGAACAGCAGTCTCAATGACAGACAGCAGGTGGTGGTGGTCTACATCGACTTCAAGAAAGCTTTCGATACGCTGGACCACCACCAGCTGCTGCAGGCTATGGACGAGTGTGGGATCAGCGGCCCGGTAAACAAGTGGCTACAGTCATACTTGTCGGAGCGGTCATTGAGGACTTCTGTCTGCGGCGTGACGG AGTTCGCAGACTTGAACTTCCTAACTTTGTACAAGACCAAACTGTCTTACGGCTAA